The following nucleotide sequence is from Pseudobutyrivibrio ruminis HUN009.
TTCATTAAAGACTTCACCTACAGTAAAAGCATCATGCTTTCTGAATGTCTCATCAGCTAATTCATTAAGGAACTCTCCTACCCCAGTTGCCTCTTTTAGCATATTGTCGATTGAGGAAAGTCCATCATCGCCATCCACAGGATAATCAGAAAATGGAAGCTTCTTTTTAATGTTGATAATGGCGTCGATTCTAAATCCGGCAATACCCTTATCTAGCCACCAGTTAATCATTTTGTAAACTTCTTTACGAAGCTTAGGATTTTCCCAGTTCAAATCTGGCTGCTTCTTGTGGAACACATGAAGATAGATTTTGTCATCATGTCCCGGTAACTTTTCCCATACACTGCCTCCAAAATAGCTACGCCAATTGCAAGGCAAAGGATCACCATCCTTGTGGTCTTCAATGTAAAAGAATTTGCCGTACTCTCCGTCAGGGTCTTCGCAGGCCTTTTTAAACCATTCATGTTCATCGGAACAATGGTTTACCACCAAGTCCATTACAATGCCTATACCCCTCTTCTTCCCTTCTTCAATTAGACGGTCCAAATCAGAAAGGGTGCCAAAGCGAGGGTCGATATCGTAGTAATCAGAAATATCATATCCCTGATCAGCAAGAGGCGAACAATAAATTGGTGAAAGCCAAATAATATCTATTCCAAGATCCCGCAAATAATCTAGTTTTTCAATAACTCCGTTTATATCTCCAATACCATCCCCATTGGTATCGTAAAAACTCTTTGGGTAGATTTGATAAGCTACCTTGTTGTGCCACCATTTTTTTTCCATGTAAAAGCCACTCCTTAGATTAATCTAAGTAAACGCTAACATAAAAATATTGACAGGTAAATAGGTTATGCGTATAACTAAAAACAAGGAGGAGAATGCTATGGTAAGAATCAAAGACATTGCAAAAACATGTGGCGTAAGTACAGCCACTGTATCGTATGTGCTGCATGGAAAGTATGAAAAGGTCTCAAAGGAAGTAAGAGAAAGAATCGAAGCTGAAATAGCGGAAAGCGGCTATATCACAAATCAATCTGCAATCAATCTGGTAAGCAGATGCTCAGGCCTTATTGGCGTAGCGGTTATGGATTCTAGCGATAAAAAGGATATTATGGGTGACCCATATTTCAGTATTCTCTTCTCATATCTTGAAAAGGAATTTAGAAAAAGAGATAAATATATTTTGATTATCCTGGACCAGTCTCCTGAACGTGTTGTAAAGGATGCGTTGCGATGGAATTTAGATGGGCTTATCCTTAGCAACTACACCAAGGAAGCCATGATTGCAATCAGCCAGGAGTTTGTAAAACCAATTGTTACCATAGATGCAGCCTTTGTTTACGAGTACGATAAGCTGGTGCAGGTATTCATAGATGATTATGATGGTGGATACAAAATTGGTAACTATTTGGCATCAATAGGTCATACAAATGTGGCCATGCTTGATGATAATGATGAGGAAGATACCAGACACAGATGGCGAGGTTTTAGGCAAAGCTTTATTGATAACGGTATAGAAATCGATGAAAGCTCACACTTTATTATCGATATGAAAACTGAGGATTTGCAGGAAGGATTAGATAGAATTTATCCTGCATTGATAGAAAAATCTGCTGTATTTTGTATTTCAGATTTTTACGCTTTAAGAGTAATAAAGTATTTAAATGAGCATGGAAAAACAGTACCTGAGGATATTTCAATAGCAGGTTATGATGATATATTGTTTTCAAAATTATCTACGCCGGAGCTCACCACAATAAGGCAAAATGTGCAGCAAAAAGCAGAATCTGCAGTAGATAGCATGATGAAAATGATTAAGAATAAGCCAGTGGAGCATAACATAAAACTCCCTGTTGAGTTGATTGTTAGAGAGTCATGTAGACAGTTGTAAAAAAGTAATAAAAATAAAAAACTAAATATGTCACATAGTAATAGTTATGTGCATAACCTTTGACCCAAGATTAGTCTTGGGTTAATTTTTAGTTACAAGGTTATTCGTATAACTAAAGGAGGACAGAATGGAAAAGGCATGGTGGAAAGAAAGTGTCATATACCAGATTTATCCAAGATCTTTTTGTGATTCTAATGGTGATGGCATTGGTGATTTAAATGGTATACGAAGTAAATTAGATTACTTACAAAAGCTTGGAATCAACGTTATTTGGCTTAGTCCAATATATAAATCGCCTAACGACGACAATGGTTATGATATATCTGATTATCAGGATATAATGGATGATTTTGGAACAATGGACGATTTCGATGCTTTGCTTAAAGAGGCACATGAGCATGGAATCAAAATCGTAATGGATTTGGTAGTTAATCACACATCCGATGAGCATAAGTGGTTCATCGAAAGTAGATCATCAAAGGATAATCCCAAGAGAGATTATTATATCTGGCGTGAGCCGAAAGATGGCAAAGAACCAAACAACTGGGGATCATGTTTTTCAGGGTCGGCATGGGAATATGATGAAAAGACAGGCATGTATTATCTACATTGCTTTTCAAAAAAGCAGCCGGATTTAAACTGGGACAATGAAAAAGTCAGAGATGAAGTATTCAACATGATGACTTGGTGGTGTGAAAAGGGCATTGATGGATTCAGAATGGATGTAATATCAATGATTTCCAAAGTACCAGGATTACCAGATGGAAACAAAGGCGAGGGGGCTTTATATGGGGACTTATCTAATACAACAAACGGCCCAAGAGTTCATGAGTATTTACAGGAAATGAGAAAGCGAGTGCTTTCAAAATACGACTTGATCACAGTTGGGGAGTGCGCAGGCGTAACTATAGAGGAAGCAAAGAAATATGCAAATTTAGATAATTCTGAGCTGAATATGGTTTTCCAATTTGAACACACAGGACTGGATTACGACGAACGAGGAAAATGGACAACCAAAAGATTCTATTTACCAGATTTAAAAGAAAACTTGAGTAAATGGCAGAATGAACTTGAGGGCCAGGCTTGGAATTCCTTGTATTGGGATAATCACGATCAACCAAGAATCGTATCAAGACTTGGAGACGACTCGCCATTATCAGCAAAATGTATCGCCACAGTTCTTCACATGATGAAGGGTACGCCTTATATATATCAAGGCGAAGAACTTGGAATGACAAATTATCCTTTCAAATCAATTGATGAATGCAGAGACATTGAAATACTAAATGCTCACAAGGAATTGGTTGGCGGAGGCCGAATGTCAGAGGAGGATTTAATGGACGGCATTCGAGCAAAAGGCCGTGATAATGCAAGAACTCCAATGCAGTGGGACGATACTAAGGAGGCAGGATTTACAACAGGAAAGCCTTGGATAGGAGTTAATCCAAATCACAAGACAATCAATGCAAAAGCTGAACTGGAAGATAAGAACTCAGTATTTTATTACTATCAAAAGCTTATCCAGCTAAGAAGAAATAGCCAGTGGTCAGATATCATCGTATATGGCACATACAATCTTTTGGACAAGGAAGATGAAAATATATTTGCATACACAAGACAATTGGGGGAAAGAAAAATTCTTGTTGTATGTAATGTAAGTGCCAATGAGGTGCAATACAAGCTGGATTTTGAGGTGGAAGAAAAGGCATGCTTAATTCGTAATTACGATAATTTGAATTTGGAAAAAGAGATGAGAGTCCCAGCATGGTTTGCAGGAGTTTGGGAGATTTAATCAGGTACCAATGAGCAAAAGCTCTAAAAATAATAAAGAAGGAGAGGTATTGGTATGAAAAAGAAGTTATTATCATTACTATTGGTAGGACTTATGGGAGCAAGCATCGTTGCATGCGGCGACACTGGCAGTGGAAGCGCAA
It contains:
- a CDS encoding glycoside hydrolase family 13 protein produces the protein MEKAWWKESVIYQIYPRSFCDSNGDGIGDLNGIRSKLDYLQKLGINVIWLSPIYKSPNDDNGYDISDYQDIMDDFGTMDDFDALLKEAHEHGIKIVMDLVVNHTSDEHKWFIESRSSKDNPKRDYYIWREPKDGKEPNNWGSCFSGSAWEYDEKTGMYYLHCFSKKQPDLNWDNEKVRDEVFNMMTWWCEKGIDGFRMDVISMISKVPGLPDGNKGEGALYGDLSNTTNGPRVHEYLQEMRKRVLSKYDLITVGECAGVTIEEAKKYANLDNSELNMVFQFEHTGLDYDERGKWTTKRFYLPDLKENLSKWQNELEGQAWNSLYWDNHDQPRIVSRLGDDSPLSAKCIATVLHMMKGTPYIYQGEELGMTNYPFKSIDECRDIEILNAHKELVGGGRMSEEDLMDGIRAKGRDNARTPMQWDDTKEAGFTTGKPWIGVNPNHKTINAKAELEDKNSVFYYYQKLIQLRRNSQWSDIIVYGTYNLLDKEDENIFAYTRQLGERKILVVCNVSANEVQYKLDFEVEEKACLIRNYDNLNLEKEMRVPAWFAGVWEI
- a CDS encoding LacI family DNA-binding transcriptional regulator; the encoded protein is MVRIKDIAKTCGVSTATVSYVLHGKYEKVSKEVRERIEAEIAESGYITNQSAINLVSRCSGLIGVAVMDSSDKKDIMGDPYFSILFSYLEKEFRKRDKYILIILDQSPERVVKDALRWNLDGLILSNYTKEAMIAISQEFVKPIVTIDAAFVYEYDKLVQVFIDDYDGGYKIGNYLASIGHTNVAMLDDNDEEDTRHRWRGFRQSFIDNGIEIDESSHFIIDMKTEDLQEGLDRIYPALIEKSAVFCISDFYALRVIKYLNEHGKTVPEDISIAGYDDILFSKLSTPELTTIRQNVQQKAESAVDSMMKMIKNKPVEHNIKLPVELIVRESCRQL